TAAAGACCCAGAGGTTCAGGtgtatccgtccctaattttaaagaaCTTAACAGAATAAAGTAGCTAATCAAAAAACACACACTCCAAGTTTTGAACCAGATAACAGAATTTATTGTCACGTTTGTAAAACGCTTGTGGCTACACGTGCGGAGCGCATTGAGCAATACTATATCTCAAACCTTGGATTATTTGATTCTCAGCCAGAGACACTAACCACTAAGCCACACctgaattttaataaaactgtcaTGGCGTTCtctaatttttaatatatctattaTAGCTTACACATTCGGGTTACTAGTAGTGACGTTACAATTCCACTTTATTTAAAGTTACTTGTGacgtaatattttttattattagtttgcaGATAGCAGTTCTTTCGCTATTAGATCGTTCCCAGCAAGGGGATTTATTACTGGGGCGCTGctgacagtgtttttttttttttttttacaattctacCGCTGTTCTCAGTTTGTTTATGTTATTGGGGCGCTGCTAacagtattatttttgttgttgttattactgggtttattttaaattttcgctcaaagctacttgaTGGTTTAAAGCGTAATCCGtacttaatttagtagtgttagagtAAAGGAAAGGCAGCCAACACTTGGctgctcttttaacaacaaatactgGTAATTACTATCAcgttataaagcctccacggctagaagggcgaacatgttcggttatggggattcgaatctgtgcCTCGCAGATTGTAagacgagcgccctaatcaccaaACCATTTGTTATTGGGTACTTCTAAGAGTAACAGTGATGATTTTCATTGGAACACCGTTCACaacacatgttttattattagagTGCTCCtaagtgtttttgttattatagtGCTCCTAATAGTGTTTTTGTTATTAGAGCGCTACTAATAGTGTTTTTGTTATTAGAGTGCTCCtaagtgtttttgttattataatgctCCTAATAGTGTTTTTGTTATTAGAGCGCTACTAATAGTGTTTTTGTTATTAGAGTGCTCCtaagtgtttttgttattatagtGCTCCTAATAGTGTTTTTGTTATTAGAGCGCTACTAATAGTGTTTTTGTTATTAGAGCGCTAttgaaagtgtttttgttattagAGTGCTACTAATAGTGTTTTTGTTATTAGAGCGCTACTAATAGTGTTTTTGTTATTAGAACGCTACTAATAGTGTTTTTGTCATTAGAGTGCTACTAATAGTGTTTTTGTTATTAGAACGCTACTAATAGTGTTTTTGTCATTAGAGTGCTACTAATAGTGTTTTTGTTATCAGAgtgttgttaataatgttttttgtgaGTGGACactattaaaagtatttataaaggtGCTGCTACGAGTGTCATAGGTATGTACTACATCAAGATGGTAACTGTGTTGTAGAAACTAGTCAGCCGTAACCAGTCATTAAGTCCTTTCGTTGTGCCAAAAACTTCGGTTTCGTGTTTCTTTTTACACTCAATAAAGTAGTACAGTGTGTTGaaaagaaattaatgataaaattaattaatttattacccCTCCCTCCCCCCTAAAATAACTTCTAGTAGTTTATTGAAACCttttattttcgttattttattaaagctgttttgACAGTAAGGAAGAAAAATCTAAAACAGAAGCGAAGTTCCAATCATTCTCAAGTTCCCAAGTTTTAACGGTAGAGATGTTTTAGTGTCGTTGGTTCAGAAGACGTGTTTAGTTGGATTACGAATCTTTCAGATTAGGATATTCAATGTTGCGTTTGTCACAGAATTATTTCTATATACTGGTATTAGTTTTTATATGTAGTTGTTATCACATGTTACTtcattttcgtttatttttagaGTTACAAGAGAAAGCTGGCTTTGTTGGAATGAATCAACAGTGCCTTGATAGTCCAATGCACAAAGAAAGGGTCAGCTAACCCAAATGAATCATGGTTATACCCGTAGAAGCTTATGTTATATTAATCGTTGTTGCAGTGCTGGCTTTTCTGGTGTGTGTTATATCTTGTGTGATAGTGAGCTGCTATTGTAAACGAAggaaaacatataaacaaaaggCTACACTGAAAGACAAATCAGAACCTCAGCGTTTTCTGAGCCCATCTTTGGCCGAAGTACAACCTGAACAAAAGGACGTACCTAATTTACCTGCTACAACGTTTGTTCAAACCGAGACAGTAAACTATTCTCCTAAGCCTAAAAAAACACACGGCCCTGACTCCCACAAGAAGAGACATAATGGACACGACCCTCGTGATTCCATGCCTGAAATTTACAACAGACACGTGTTTTCTGGTGGGTTTGATATTCGTGGAGGCCACTTTAATTCGGAAGATTGTGTTTCTTATGATAGTGGATATGTAGGTGCAATCAACGGTGTCGGTGATAAAATAAGAGGAAAGAAAGCTccaaaaaatacaagtttattagAAGGTTCTCCTTATCTTCATGCGTGCCATAGAGAAAACAGTCACGATAGACTTAAAACTGTGAAAGAGAATCTCCCAGAAGAAGAGGAACAAATGGTAGAAGTCAACATCACGGATGAAGAATCTTCCGGGTCTTCTGGAGACGAGAAGAGGATGATGCAAGCTTTTCAAGACATAATCGAAGAAGATGATGAACTGAACAAAAAAATGCAAACTTGGAGGCGTAATGAGTCACAAGATAGACTGTAAGCCGAACCAAAAGCTGTAGGTATAGCTGGTATACATGATGAAAAGTTTTAGTACACCCACTAACTTTTTATCTTGTTCTTTCATAATACTTATTTTTAGGCATTCCTAAATGagcaaattattaaatattatgacgTGTTGAAACACAGCTCAATATAATCACATCTTAATCTAGAGAGGAACTCAGTAGAGTTTGATACCTCCGTCTCGCGGCGTTGATCGTGTTGGTTATCAAAAAATGCGAACCTGTGTCTGTATGTCTGTCGTTATAAGCGGACACGGA
This genomic window from Tachypleus tridentatus isolate NWPU-2018 chromosome 10, ASM421037v1, whole genome shotgun sequence contains:
- the LOC143228946 gene encoding uncharacterized protein LOC143228946, which translates into the protein MVIPVEAYVILIVVAVLAFLVCVISCVIVSCYCKRRKTYKQKATLKDKSEPQRFLSPSLAEVQPEQKDVPNLPATTFVQTETVNYSPKPKKTHGPDSHKKRHNGHDPRDSMPEIYNRHVFSGGFDIRGGHFNSEDCVSYDSGYVGAINGVGDKIRGKKAPKNTSLLEGSPYLHACHRENSHDRLKTVKENLPEEEEQMVEVNITDEESSGSSGDEKRMMQAFQDIIEEDDELNKKMQTWRRNESQDRL